From the genome of Halomonas sp. I5-271120, one region includes:
- a CDS encoding M23 family metallopeptidase codes for MTRRWLLVGLMVLSPVLAEARGQERAGLSPAKPASDRAQAIAKVGRVAQKLTVEPGDTLDALLQQLGVNTETRTQAATSLAERFDPRRLRPGDRITFTSLATGQPVSVAIERDSGIQYVVTLGERPSTRIVQPRLDTLTLGREVVVKTSLYAALAAEGVPRRFAAELDMLLGGLMDTRRDISGGERLQLLWEEDRREDGTRVGPPRLTYMGLADQAERLELVWPADQRASVMLFKDGSLQDTLQFPILGARLTSPFGNRRHPVYGGVRRHDGIDLAAPRGTPVMATAPGRVSFIGRRGGYGRVVEIKHDTGTISRYTHLSRFAASLAVGAPIKAGDKLGEVGASGLATGPNLHYEVRVDDRPVDPLEEGQRIILSESPTRQEYRSALFEARTRLQKAIGTSAASGLAAMVN; via the coding sequence ATGACACGACGCTGGTTGCTAGTGGGACTGATGGTCCTGAGCCCCGTGTTGGCCGAAGCCCGTGGGCAAGAGCGTGCCGGATTATCACCTGCCAAGCCGGCATCGGACAGGGCACAAGCTATCGCGAAGGTGGGTCGCGTCGCTCAAAAGCTCACCGTGGAACCAGGGGATACCCTGGACGCACTGCTGCAACAGCTTGGCGTGAATACCGAGACGCGCACCCAAGCGGCGACCTCGCTGGCGGAGAGGTTCGACCCGAGACGATTGCGGCCCGGAGATCGTATCACTTTCACCTCTCTGGCGACGGGACAGCCGGTGTCGGTGGCCATCGAGCGTGACTCGGGTATTCAGTACGTCGTCACCCTGGGTGAGCGTCCGTCGACGCGCATTGTCCAGCCTCGCCTCGACACCCTGACCCTGGGTCGTGAAGTAGTCGTCAAGACGTCACTCTATGCCGCCTTGGCGGCTGAGGGGGTACCCAGGCGTTTCGCTGCAGAGCTTGACATGCTGCTGGGCGGACTCATGGACACACGCCGAGATATCTCGGGTGGCGAGCGCCTGCAGTTACTGTGGGAAGAAGATCGCCGTGAGGATGGCACTCGAGTCGGGCCTCCCCGTCTGACCTATATGGGGTTGGCTGACCAGGCGGAGCGGCTGGAGCTAGTATGGCCGGCGGACCAGAGAGCCAGCGTGATGCTCTTCAAGGACGGTAGCCTCCAAGACACCTTGCAGTTCCCGATTCTCGGCGCACGCCTGACATCCCCCTTCGGCAACCGGCGCCATCCCGTGTACGGCGGGGTCCGACGTCATGACGGTATCGATCTTGCCGCGCCTCGCGGCACCCCGGTCATGGCCACTGCGCCGGGGCGCGTCTCCTTCATCGGTCGCCGGGGAGGTTATGGACGTGTTGTCGAGATAAAACATGATACGGGCACCATCAGTCGCTATACGCATCTCAGCCGTTTCGCTGCCAGCCTGGCGGTCGGGGCCCCCATCAAGGCCGGCGACAAACTGGGTGAGGTAGGGGCTTCCGGACTCGCCACGGGGCCCAACCTGCACTACGAAGTGAGAGTGGATGACCGCCCCGTAGATCCCCTCGAGGAAGGGCAGCGCATTATTCTGAGTGAGTCACCCACACGCCAAGAGTATCGCAGCGCACTGTTCGAGGCTCGGACACGTCTGCAAAAAGCCATCGGAACGTCCGCTGCTTCCGGTCTTGCCGCAATGGTGAACTGA
- a CDS encoding helix-turn-helix domain-containing protein, which produces MPEISHAIGIGELARRAGCKPETVRYYERIGLMGDASRTEGGQRRYGEEAVRRLTFIRHARDFGFSVDAVRELLAMSDQPDMPCQEVDAVAKHHLEEVESRLQRLSALRDELKRMVSQCAGSKVESCRIIEVLSDHQLCISEAAHKGAHDLG; this is translated from the coding sequence ATGCCGGAGATTAGCCATGCCATCGGTATCGGCGAGCTGGCACGGCGCGCCGGCTGCAAGCCTGAAACGGTGCGCTATTATGAGCGCATCGGGCTGATGGGCGATGCATCGCGTACCGAGGGTGGGCAGCGGCGCTATGGCGAAGAAGCTGTCAGGCGGCTGACCTTCATTCGCCATGCCCGAGACTTTGGCTTCTCGGTGGATGCGGTGCGTGAGCTACTGGCGATGTCCGACCAGCCCGACATGCCCTGTCAGGAGGTCGATGCCGTTGCCAAGCATCACCTGGAGGAAGTGGAGTCGCGGCTGCAGCGGCTCTCGGCACTGCGTGACGAGCTCAAGCGGATGGTGAGCCAGTGCGCCGGCAGCAAGGTCGAGAGCTGTCGCATCATCGAGGTGCTGAGTGATCACCAGTTGTGTATCAGTGAGGCAGCCCACAAAGGCGCTCACGATTTGGGATAA
- a CDS encoding heavy metal translocating P-type ATPase: MTEPTQSTISSTLTLQVEGMDCGGCERKVEAALGRLEGIGEVSASSVTGSVRIHPQQDTTPSHEAIERILNELGYQLATDDEGDEADAAPASWWQTAKGRLVLVTGGLLALAFVLRLVWPSLGNWPFVAATLVGLVPIAQGAWGALKMRNPFTIEMLMSIAALGALAINAAAEAAVVVFLFAVGELLEGVAASRARRSISALADLTPSTARLMEDGDTREVSAASLTPGQRVLVRPGDRVPCDGRILTGESDLDESPINGESVPRTRAPGDDVFAGTVNLDAALEVEVTRGAEDNTIARVIRLVEEAQAAKAPVARFIDRFARYYMPAVVGLALLMAVVPPLVSTMAWSESIYRALALLLIACPCALVISTPAAIAAGLSAGARRGLLIKGGAVLEQLGKLRTVALDKTGTLTAGTPKVTDVEDWATGQGTQEILRLAAGMERDSSHPIATAILAHAEQLGLSLPLASESRALSGRGVAGRVEGRELSLITPRHLAEQAALDHDLSARIAELEGAGKSLAVLVEGEHPLGLIAVRDEPRDDAREGLTALSRLGVQAVMLSGDNARTAAAIGDSLGIEAHGELMPEDKAQRVRDWQAAGRGPVGKVGDGINDAPALAAAEVGIAMGGGTDVALETADAALLKNRVGGIAELIALSRATLRNVKTNVALALGLKAIFLVTTALGITGMWIAVMADTGATVLVTLNAMRLLGYRFSPGNATTGSASPRYQAATS; encoded by the coding sequence ATGACCGAACCAACGCAAAGCACTATCTCGTCGACGCTGACACTGCAGGTGGAAGGCATGGACTGCGGCGGCTGCGAGCGCAAGGTAGAGGCCGCTCTGGGCCGCCTGGAGGGCATCGGGGAGGTGTCGGCCAGTTCGGTCACCGGATCGGTGAGGATTCACCCTCAACAGGATACGACGCCTTCTCATGAGGCGATCGAGCGGATCCTTAACGAGCTCGGCTACCAGCTTGCCACCGATGATGAGGGAGATGAGGCGGATGCCGCTCCGGCCTCTTGGTGGCAGACCGCCAAGGGACGCTTGGTGCTCGTCACGGGGGGGCTGCTGGCTCTGGCCTTCGTTCTCCGCCTGGTCTGGCCTAGCCTAGGCAACTGGCCCTTCGTTGCGGCCACCCTGGTGGGGTTGGTGCCCATTGCACAAGGCGCCTGGGGTGCGCTGAAGATGCGCAACCCCTTCACCATCGAGATGCTGATGAGCATCGCCGCCTTGGGGGCCCTGGCCATCAATGCCGCCGCCGAAGCGGCAGTGGTGGTCTTCCTGTTCGCCGTAGGCGAGTTGCTGGAGGGGGTGGCCGCGTCGAGGGCGCGACGCAGCATCTCGGCCCTGGCGGACCTGACGCCGTCCACGGCGAGGCTGATGGAGGATGGGGATACCCGTGAGGTTTCGGCCGCCTCGCTCACGCCTGGGCAGCGAGTCCTGGTGCGACCGGGCGACCGCGTGCCCTGCGATGGACGTATTCTGACCGGCGAATCCGACCTGGATGAGTCACCGATCAACGGGGAGTCGGTGCCCCGCACGCGGGCGCCGGGGGACGACGTCTTTGCCGGCACGGTCAACCTCGATGCCGCCCTGGAGGTGGAGGTAACCCGCGGCGCCGAGGACAACACCATCGCACGGGTCATCCGCCTGGTGGAGGAGGCCCAGGCCGCCAAGGCGCCGGTGGCACGTTTCATCGACCGCTTCGCTCGCTACTACATGCCGGCGGTGGTGGGGCTCGCCCTGCTGATGGCGGTGGTGCCGCCGCTGGTCTCGACCATGGCCTGGTCGGAATCGATCTATCGCGCCCTGGCCCTGCTGTTGATCGCCTGTCCCTGTGCTCTGGTGATCTCAACCCCCGCGGCGATCGCTGCCGGCCTCTCGGCGGGCGCCCGGCGGGGCCTGCTGATCAAGGGCGGCGCGGTGCTCGAACAGCTGGGTAAGCTGCGGACGGTGGCGCTGGACAAGACCGGCACCCTCACCGCCGGCACCCCCAAGGTCACCGACGTGGAGGACTGGGCCACTGGCCAAGGCACGCAAGAGATCCTGAGGCTGGCGGCTGGGATGGAACGTGACTCCAGCCACCCCATAGCCACGGCCATCCTCGCCCACGCTGAGCAGTTGGGCCTTTCCCTTCCACTGGCGAGTGAGAGCCGCGCCCTGTCGGGCCGAGGGGTCGCCGGTCGGGTCGAGGGGCGTGAGTTGAGCCTGATCACCCCCCGCCACCTGGCAGAGCAGGCCGCTCTCGATCACGACCTGAGCGCTCGGATCGCCGAGCTGGAGGGGGCCGGCAAGAGTCTCGCCGTGCTGGTCGAAGGCGAGCATCCGCTGGGCCTGATCGCCGTGCGCGATGAGCCGCGTGACGATGCCCGGGAGGGGCTGACGGCGCTGTCGCGCCTGGGCGTGCAGGCAGTGATGCTCAGCGGTGACAATGCGCGTACCGCCGCGGCCATCGGTGACAGCCTGGGCATCGAGGCACATGGCGAGCTGATGCCCGAGGACAAGGCCCAGCGCGTTCGTGACTGGCAGGCCGCCGGCCGAGGCCCCGTCGGCAAGGTGGGCGACGGCATCAACGATGCGCCGGCGCTGGCCGCGGCAGAAGTGGGCATCGCCATGGGCGGCGGCACGGATGTGGCACTGGAAACCGCGGATGCGGCGCTGCTCAAGAACCGCGTCGGCGGCATCGCCGAGCTGATCGCCCTGTCCCGAGCCACGCTGCGCAACGTCAAGACCAACGTCGCCCTGGCGCTGGGCCTGAAGGCCATTTTCCTGGTGACCACGGCGCTGGGCATCACCGGCATGTGGATCGCGGTGATGGCGGATACCGGCGCCACCGTGCTGGTGACCCTGAACGCCATGCGGTTGCTGGGTTATCGCTTCTCGCCAGGCAATGCCACGACTGGCTCGG
- a CDS encoding cation diffusion facilitator family transporter encodes MGHHHDHPHIDPTSGDRRVSIAIWANGILTIAQIVGGILAGSLSLIADALHNFSDMAALVIAFAARKIARRPPDSQMTFGYGRIEVVAALINYTTLIIVGIYLIYEGAMRMIDPPEIKGWIVVITGIVALLVDALTALLTWSMQKHSVNIRALFLHNLSDAFASIAVIIGGSLILLYDMRWVDPAITIGIALYILYLAFTEIGGPVRTLMLGSPPDIDGQSVIEALRDVQGVEDVHHVHLWQMQENTAALDCHVVITEAGWRQLEAIKVNIKAQLKARFGIGHSSLEFEHIDHAHQDANLFGHE; translated from the coding sequence ATGGGACATCATCACGATCATCCCCACATTGATCCCACCTCTGGTGATCGTCGGGTGAGCATCGCCATCTGGGCCAACGGGATATTGACCATTGCCCAGATCGTTGGGGGTATCCTGGCGGGAAGCCTCTCGCTGATCGCGGATGCGCTGCATAATTTTTCCGACATGGCTGCGCTTGTCATTGCGTTTGCTGCCCGCAAGATCGCGAGACGACCGCCAGACTCACAGATGACGTTTGGCTATGGCCGAATCGAGGTTGTCGCAGCGCTGATCAACTACACCACCCTCATTATCGTTGGCATTTATCTAATTTATGAAGGCGCCATGCGCATGATCGACCCGCCAGAGATTAAGGGCTGGATAGTCGTAATCACCGGTATTGTCGCTCTTCTTGTCGATGCGCTAACGGCCTTGCTCACCTGGTCGATGCAAAAACATAGCGTCAATATCCGCGCCCTCTTCCTGCACAACCTGTCGGATGCCTTTGCGTCCATCGCCGTGATCATCGGGGGCTCACTGATTCTGCTGTATGATATGCGCTGGGTAGACCCTGCGATTACGATCGGCATTGCGCTCTATATTCTTTATCTCGCCTTTACTGAGATAGGCGGCCCTGTCCGGACACTGATGTTGGGCTCGCCACCCGATATCGATGGTCAATCAGTCATTGAAGCCCTGCGTGACGTCCAAGGGGTTGAGGATGTGCATCATGTTCACCTATGGCAAATGCAGGAGAACACCGCCGCGCTTGACTGCCACGTGGTTATCACGGAAGCCGGATGGCGCCAGCTCGAGGCGATCAAGGTAAATATCAAAGCTCAGCTGAAAGCGCGCTTTGGCATTGGCCACTCCAGTTTGGAATTTGAGCATATTGATCACGCTCATCAGGATGCCAACCTTTTTGGGCATGAGTAA
- a CDS encoding thioredoxin domain-containing protein produces the protein MLTAIIVIVSRPSLLGMGAETASREGAQAENSLVRAHSPVLGPEEAPVTIVEFFDPACEACRAFYPLTKRILEEYPEKVRLVVRYTPFHGDVSETAIRVLEVARRQDAFQPVLEALLARQSQWAAHGSVDEEAIMEIASEAGLDRTAAEEQLNSPEAQAVYDQDKADVEANQISKTPTFFVNGELLDPFGMQELVDAVNREVAEVSGEEDAS, from the coding sequence ATGCTGACGGCCATCATCGTGATCGTGTCGAGGCCCTCGCTGTTGGGCATGGGCGCCGAGACGGCCAGCCGAGAGGGGGCACAGGCCGAGAATTCGCTGGTGCGTGCACACTCGCCGGTCCTGGGGCCGGAAGAGGCACCTGTGACGATCGTGGAGTTCTTCGACCCGGCCTGTGAGGCCTGCCGCGCCTTCTACCCGCTGACCAAACGCATCCTGGAAGAGTACCCCGAGAAGGTGCGGCTGGTGGTGCGCTACACCCCCTTCCATGGAGACGTATCCGAAACCGCCATTCGCGTGCTGGAGGTCGCCAGGCGTCAGGATGCCTTCCAACCGGTGCTGGAGGCGCTGCTGGCTCGCCAGAGCCAGTGGGCGGCTCATGGCAGTGTCGATGAGGAAGCGATCATGGAGATCGCCAGCGAGGCCGGGCTGGACAGAACCGCAGCCGAAGAGCAGCTCAATTCACCAGAGGCACAGGCGGTCTACGACCAGGACAAGGCTGACGTCGAGGCCAACCAGATCAGCAAGACGCCGACCTTCTTCGTCAATGGCGAGCTGTTGGACCCCTTCGGCATGCAGGAGCTGGTCGACGCCGTTAACCGTGAGGTAGCCGAGGTCTCCGGCGAAGAGGATGCATCATGA